GTCCTCATTTATTAAAGCATTCCTTTAACGTGGTTAATCGCGTACGGCAGACTGCCAGTATTGCAGGGCTATCTGCGCTAAGAATTGCAAAAGGCGAAAAGCCTGATGCCAGATTACTAAAAGATACCTTTGAGCAGTTAGGCACAACCTATATCAAAATTGGGCAGTTTATCGCCAGTACACCCTCACTATTCCCGCGTGAATATGTGGAAGCGTTCCAAAGTTGTTTGGATCAAACCACACCATTATCGTATGATTATATTGAGCAAGTATTGACTGCTGAGTTAGCTGTTGATGGGCAAACACTCAGCGATAAATTTGCATATATTGATAAACAGCCATTAGCATCCGCCTCTATCGCACAAGTACATGCAGCACGTTTGCATAACGGTGATGAAGTAGTGTTAAAAGTACAAAAACCTGATGTCGAAACCATCATGCAAACTGATTTGGGCGTATTGCACGGCGTGACCAAATTGTTAGAAGTGATGATGCCGTCGATGAAGTTTGCCAGTATTGCACCGATTATTGACGAAATTCGTTTGCGGATGCTTGCTGAAACTGACTTTGTTGCCGAGGCGCAGAATATTCGTGATTTTCAGCAATTCCTAGCAATAGCAGGAAATACGCGAGTGGTTGCACCACAAGTGTATGATGAATTGACCACTAAACGCGTGCTGACTATGAGTCGGCTGCATGGCGTGTCCATGATCGATGAATCGGCAATGCAGCAATATTGCAATGACCCCGCGCAAGTGATGGCAGATACTCTCAATACATGGTTTGCCAGTCTTATGCTGTGCAATAGCTTCCATGCAGATTTGCATGCGGGTAACTTGATGCTGCTCACCGATGGGCGTATAGGTTTTCTAGATTTTGGTATTGTCGGCAAGTTAAAAGCTGAAAGCTGGCGTGCTTGTATGGGTATGATGCAGGCGTTGCAGGATAATAATTATCAAGCAATGGCGCAACATATGGTGGATATGGAAATGACCCGCGGGCATGATGTCGATGTGGCGGCTTTAGCAAGTGACTTGCAGCGTATGATGACCTCCATTATGGCGGAAGACAGAGCATTTACCAGTGGCATACCGTTTAATACCAAGGAGCAGGCAGATGAGCTGAATAAAATGATGCTCGAGATTGTCTCAGTCGGTAAGCAGCATGGTATTCATTTTCCACGTGATTTCGCGTTATTAACCAAGCAGCTTTTATACTTTGATCGGTTTATGCGTACGCTTGCGCCTGATATGGATATGTTTAGTGATCAGCGCGTGAACATATTAGGGCAAGATGTTTCATCGATAGAGCCGCCATCAATTACGGTACAGTGATGAGTTTTAATTACTAAACGGCTTTAAACATCGTTTTGACGCTATTATTTGATAATCATTTTTAACACAAAGGATTGTGTGCTGCTCGCCACAACTTGGCTCTGTCATGATGACTACTCCTCAAAGCCATACCAGATTTACCATTACCAATCAAACCGCTATCGCTTTTATTGGGCTTTATTGTATGGCGGTGGTGATGGGCTTTGGGCGTTTTTTATTTACCGCTACCTTGCCGGATATTATGAGTCAGCTGACGTTATCGACAACGATAGCGGGTTGGCTCGCATCAATTAATTATATCGGCTATTTTTTTGGGGCGCTGATTGCGATATTTGTGCCACAGCGTTTAACGTGGCAAACACTCATGCTGTGGACGAGCGTCAGTATCGTTACGACCATGCTATTATTCGTGCCTAAAATGTCATTAAATATCTGGTATGTTATTCGCTTAATCGCGGGTATTGCCAGTGGCGTGGCGATGATTTTAAGCTCATCTTTGGTCATTCAACGCTTTAGCGATGCGCGGCGTTCAGTACTGTCAACCATACATTATGCCGGTATCGGTAGTGGTATTAGTGCCTCCGCTATTCTCACTTGGTCACTGTTAACGCTTGGCTATCATTTTAATTTGATTTGGCTGACCGCGGGTATTATCAGCTTGCCAGTGTTGGCGCTGTTGTATGCTATACGCCCAACGAAAATGCCATTAACCCATTCGCCAAACGTATCTGACAGTATCCAGCGCGGTTCAATCCACCAAACTTATATTAACTTTAAACGCGCATTATATGAAGCGGTCGTCGGTCATACCAAAGCCGTCATCTTATTATCAGCCAGTTATGCGCTCGCTGGTTTTGGTTATATTACCTCAGCGACTTTTTTACCAGTGATGGCTGGGCAGCGTCTGACTTCACAAGGTCAGTCAGGCTTGCTCATTTGGCTGATTGTTGGTATTTTTGCCATGCTATCCAACCCTATTTGGGGCGCCCTTGCCAAGCGTATCGGCGAGATTAAAACCTTAATTGGCTTAACTATCTTACAAGCATTTGGGATGTTTATGCCGATGTGGTTTGATGGTGCGCTCGGTTTATATGGCAATGCGGTGATTTTAGGCTTAACCTTTGCTGGCATTGTCTCCATGACACTCATTATTATTAAAAATATCAATCCTATTTACTCTAATTTGCTGATGGGGCTTGCCACCTTAGCGTATAGCGTCGGGCAGTTTATAGGACCTTTAGTCACGGTTACGCTAGCAGGAAAAAGTAATAATTTTAATACAGGCTTAGCGGTTGCCGGTGCTGGATTATTCGTCAGCCTGATTTTATTATTTTGGTTTCGTCGCCAGTCCAGCCAAGCAATTTCGAATAGTTAATGAAAATTATGATTTATTCTATTGATTACTAATTGCATTAACCATTACTAAACGATGCTTCGGCTAAAGACTTCGCGCAGCTCAAAGCTGGTATGTACCTGTGCCACGCCTTCAATTCGATTTAGCCTGTGTAATAAAAATTCTTCATAATGCGCCATGTCGCGTACTCGTACTTTAATTAAATAGTCTTCACTGCGACCCGTGACAATGCTACAGCTGACGACTTCATCAAAGCTTTGGATTTTGCGTTCAAATTGCTCAAAGCGTTCCGCTGTATGGCGATCCATGCTAATGGCAATAAAAATTGCCAGTGGATAACCCAACTTTTGCGCGTTAGTTTGCGTATAATAGCCGGTGATAATGCCCGTATCTTCTAAGTGTTTAACACGGCGCGCGCAAGGTGTCGCGGATAAATTAACACGCTCAGCAAGCTCAGTAATGCTCATTCGTGCTTCGGTTTGCAACAAGCGTAATAGACGTTTATCTGTTTCGTCGATATCCGTTAAGGAAACGCTATCAGAATTTATATTCGGCATGGTATATGGGTTTTATAGTGAATTTCACTAATTATAACGATAAAATTAGAGTTTATCACTAAAATATTTATAATAATTATAAAATAAAGCTGATTTTCACCTTATAAATTTTGCTATTATAATGCTATAAACTTTTATTATCTCCTATGCTAAAGGCGACTTATTTTAAGCCAGTGCATTGCTGAGCTACTGAAAGACCACACAATTTTATACCTGATTTTTATGTATTTTATTTTTTAAACTTTATCTGGTTATCTCTTATCTAAGGATTGATTATGTCTGAACAAGCCACACGTACTGCATCTACCAATGCTACTAAAGTCACTCCAAAGCATGCTGCTTTCGATTTCCGTAAATATCGTCCGTTTGCGTTTGCGCCTTTGTTATCAGACCGTACATGGCCAAACAAAACGATTGAAAAAGCGCCAATATGGGCAAGTGTCGATCTGCGTGATGGTAACCAAGCGTTAATTGATCCGATGACGATTGACCAAAAAATGCGTCTTTTTAAGACCTTAGTTGGAGTCGGTTTTAAAGAAATTGAAATTGGTTTTCCATCAGCGGCGCAAGTTGAATTTGATTTTGCGCGTAAATTGATTGAAGAAAATCACGTACCAGAAGATGTGACGTTGCAAGTTTTAGTACAAGCTCGTGAGCATTTGATTGCCCGTACATTTGAGTCGTTAAAAGGGGCAAAACGTGCCATTGTTCACGTTTATAACTCAACTTGTCGTATTCAACGTGAAAAGGTATATGGCAAAGATAAAGATGAGATTAAAGATATTGCTATCACGGGTGCGAAGTTATTGGTTGAATATGCCGCTAAATACCCTGAAACAGAATGGGTGTTTCAGTACTCACCTGAGAGCTTTAGCCAGACGGAAACGGAATATGCGGTAGAAGTTTGCGATGCGGTTTGCGAGATTTGGCAGCCCCAAAACGGTCAAGAAGTGATTCTTAATTTGCCAGCGACGGTTGAAGCGTCTATGCCGAACGTATTCGCAGACCAAGTGGAATATTTTTGCCGTAATTTAGCGCAGCGTGAGCATGTGACGGTTAGTCTGCACACTCATAATGACCGTGGCTGTGCCGTTGCAGCCGCTGAGCTGGGTGTACTTGCTGGCGCGGATCGTATTGAAGGGACGCTTTTGGGTAATGGCGAACGTACTGGCAATATGGATATCATGGTCATGGCAATGAACTTGTTCAGCCAAGGTGTTGATCCTCAGCTTGATTTTAGCAATATGAGTGAAATCGTACAGGTGGTTAGCGAATGCAATAACTTGCCACTACATCCACGCCATCCGTATGTTGGTGAATTGGTCTTTACTGCCTTTAGTGGTTCGCACCAAGACGCAATTAAAAAGTGTCTTGATTATAACGAGAAGCATGTCGAACAGACTGAAAATGTTTGGGACGTGGCTTATTTACCGATTGATCCTGCGCATATTGGACGTAGCTATCAAGATGTGGTGCGTATTAATAGCCAGTCTGGTAAAGGTGGCGTTGCTTATATCTTGCAGCGCAACTATGGCTTTAACTTACCACGCTGGATGCAAATTGACTTTAGCCGCGTCGTACAACAGCAAGCAGAAACCGCAGCGCGCGAACTACAGAACAGCGAAATCTTACAAACCTTTGAAGACACTTACCTGCAGCAAGGCAACTTTGAGCTACTAGATTATAGTGTCAATAATAAAGGCGGAGAGGTTTACTTTAACGGACAAGTACAAATGAATGGCGACACCATCACTATCGATGGTACAGGTAATGGTCCATTGTCATCATTTATTGATGGTCTTGCGCAGCATACTGGCAAATCGTTACATGTCATTAATTATGCTGAACATGCCATTAATCCGCAGCACAATACTACCAATAGTGATGACGATAACAGCGATAACAAAACCAATGCAAATGCCGCTGCTTATATTCAGCTCAATGTTGATGGAGAGGTTTACTCTGGTATCGGAACGTGCAGCAGTACCGTATCGGCAATGTTAAAAGGCGCTCTATCTGCATTTGCCCAAGCACCGACGACTACCACGGCATAAACTTTTGCTAAGCTTAATTAATATGATTAAAGCGTAAATGTTTGATTAGTAATAGGTAAGTGAATAGCAATAACGCCATGACGGTTGCGATAAGCAAATTTGAGTCATGGCGTTATTTTTTTTGCGCAATTCATTTACGATAATCGGTGCACAACTAATTTTTAGGATACTAATTCTGTCGAATTTTTCATAATGGCTCGAAATATTTGAGCAACATTACTTGAAGTGTTACACTCGTATTTTGGTTTAGATAGCATAATGTTACTTGGGTTTTTGAGGTCGAAGACTTACGTTAATATAAATGTAACATATCATTTTATATAAAAGGTTAATTATGGCAACCCTCTCAATGGCTTCATTTACGTTGGCATCTGTTCTGTCCTCACTACCTGCCGCTGGTGAGCAGGTCGGTCAATCGGTGATTACAACGCATATTAGTCCTGCCATTGCTGGACAATGGGAAATTAATCTAGATAACCCAAATACTATAAATGCCACAGCACCAAACTCTACTGCTCAAGCGACGACAAAGCCGTCAACTTCACAAAATACGTCTCAATGCCGCGAGCTATATAACTTCGCCGCCGATAATGAAATGTGGGCGGTAAGTGGTAAAGAATGGACATATGGTCGCTATTTAGTGACCCATCGTGATGAAGGTCTGCCGATTATTGCTATAAAAACTGTCTATGATAATAATGAAGTGGATTGTTCTGGCAATCAGGTCGACCAAACGGATGAAGCTCTAATCGCATTCTTAAATCATGACGGCAATAAAATGCAGTGGTGCTCTGACTCTGAAGGTAAAGAATGCTTTATGAGCTTTCATCGGATATTACCATAACTGTTTATAATATCAGCACAGTAATGAGCCAGTAAGCGCATCAAGTACTAAGCCTATCAGTGATACATTGTCTAACCACGAAAACTAACCATAAAAAAACCGCTATCTTATGAGATAGCGGTTTTTTTATGATACAGATAAATTGGTAGTGCTAACTGGTATCAATTATAAGGCAGCTTCAGTTTTAGGATTATTAGCTGCGAGCAATACTCTTTCAAGATAATGAATATTTTGGGCTTCGTTAGTAAAATCTTCATCCGCTAAAATCACATCACGATGTAGTGGAATGTTGGTATTAATGCCTTCGATAATCAGCTCGTCCAGTGCATGCAATGTTTTGGCAATCGCTTGCTGGCGTGTTTGTCCATGACAGATAAGCTTACCAATTAATGAGTCATAGTAGCTTGGAACCACATAGCCAGGGTAGAGGTGAGAATCAAAGCGTACGCCTGTGCCACTTGGTGCAAATAACTGTGTGACTGTACCGGGTGACGGCATAAAGGTGACGGCATCTTCAGCATTGATACGACACTCAATCGCGTGACCTTGAACTTCAATCTCATCTTGGCGATAAGAAAGTCCGTAACCTGCGGCGATTTTTAATTGCTCAACGACGACGTCGATACCCGTAATCATCTCGGTGACTGGATGCTCAACCTGTACGCGCGTATTCATTTCGATAAAGAAGAATTCATTGTTTTCAAATAAAAACTCAAAAGTTCCAGCGCCGCGATACTTAACGAGCTGACAGGCTTTAACGCAGGCATCTAAGATAGGCTGACGAACATCATCAGGGATATCAGGAGCAGGCGCTTCTTCAAACACTTTTTGATGGCGACGTTGTAATGAGCAGTCACGGTCATATAAATGAATGGCATTACCATTACCATCGCCTAATACTTGAATCTCAACGTGGCGCGGGTTTTGTAAGTAACGCTCCATATACACGGTATCGTCACCGAACCACAGCTCAGCTTCTTGTTTTGCCGCTTGCACTTGTCCGACAAGCTCATCAAAACGCTCGACCACACGCATACCGCGACCACCGCCGCCAGAAGCGGCTTTAATCAATAGCGGAAAGCCAATATTACGCGCTTGTTCTTCAGCATTGTGCATGGTCACCGCGCCAACAGAGCCGGGTACGGTCGGTACGCCTGCTTTTTTCATCGCGTTGATCGCTGAAACTTTATTACCCATTAAGCGAATATGATCCGCATTAGGACCAACGAAAGTTAACCCTGCTTCTTCAACACGCTCTGCAAATTCAGCATTTTCAGCTAAAAATCCATAACCAGGGTGAATGGCATCAGCGCCAGAAATTTCAGCAGCGGTTAAGATAGTATTAATATCTAAATAGCTTTGGTTGGCATTAGGCTTACCAATACAGATTGCTTCATCAACGAAGCGTAAGTGCATTAAGTTGGCATCAGCGGTCGAATAGACGCCAACAGTTTCGATGCCAAGCGCTTTACAAGCTCGAACGATACGTAAGGCAATTTCGCCTCGATTGGCAATGAGCAGTTTTTTTATCATGAAGTCATCCTTAGCAAAACGGTAGTAATTAAATAGCTCTTTACGAGTTACTCATGATGCCGTTGTAGCGAATACAATGGCATTTGAGGTCGTAACCATCATAAAGAGGTATCAATCATAACCATATAAAGTGGGGCAAATACCGTTAGGCTTTATAGCGTACTACCGGTTGACCAAATTGTACCACTTCAGAGTTATCTACTAAGATTTCGTCAATGACACCACTTTGAGTTGCTTCAAGCGGGTTCATGATTTTCATGGCTTCAATAATACCAATGGTATCACCGGCTTGTACTTTTTGACCGACTTTAACAAATGGTGGGTCATTAGGAGTAGGAGCTGAATAAAACACGCCGACCATTGGTGAGGTTTCAATGCTACCAGCTTTTACAGCCGCTTTAGGTGCAGTAGCGATAGGTGCCGCGCCAGCAGTAGGAGCAGCCATCATGGTTGGTGCAGGAGCAGCATAATGACGGGTTAGGCTAATATGCTCATCATCAGAACTGATTTCTAGATTGACCAGCTCGTTTTCTTCCATAAGAGCTACTAGAGTGCGTATTTTTTCAATATCCATAATTTTTATGACACCTTATACTAAGATTTTAGGGGGAAATAGTGTAACAAAATATTGTCTCATTCATTACTAATGATACCTAGATTCGAGGCAATGAGCAATCAATGTACAGTTGTTAACTGGGATTTTTACATATTTTTAACGTTAAAGCGAGAATTAGTAAGACACACTTTATTATTAGCTACTTTTTAGTGAATATATTTTTATTAAGGCTTTATCAAACTGGTTTTTTACTGATTTTTTATGTAATGGCTTTTAGCGCAAAGATATCATGATAAATCTGCACGGTGTAGAGTGCTAAAAAATTGCACTACTCAATTGTACCACTCATAAAAGGAGCAGTTATTTATCATAGTCTATGTTGGTGAGCAGCGCTAGCATTGGTTACTAGATACTACGCTAGAGGGGCAGAATAGAAGGGCAAAAGGATAGAATAGAAATATAATAGATTTTTCGATAATAAAAGCCGCTGCGTATAGATAGATACGTAGCGGCTTTTTAACTCGTTGATAATAAGTTTTAAAATTATACTAAAAATTATTATTTACTGGATAAAGATTAATGACTAACGCGCTAACCCCACTGTGCTTGCAAGCGTCTTTGTTGATAACGCAGGCGTAGGGTAAGTAGGATAGACGATAAGAATAGACCAGTGATTAATGCCATCCAAAACCCTTGTGCGCCCACATCTGTATGGCGTACTAAGTAAATGCCAAGTGGCAAGGCGACAATCCAATAACAAAATAGCGTGACCCACATGGGGACGGTGGTGTCCTGCATCCCGCGCAAAATGCCCGCAATATTTACCTGCCAACCGTCAAATAGCTGATAAGCAAGGGCAAAGATTAATAGGTGCATGGCTTGCGCGCGCACCTCTACATTATCTGTGAAAGCCATAGCCAATTGTGGTCTGAATAGCCAAATCCCAACCATAGAAACAATCGCAATTAGTACTGTCCAAATCAGCCCAGTGGCTTGCACATGGCGTAAAGCAAGAAGATTTTTTTCACCAAAACGGTTAGATACCATAATAGTCAGCGCCATTGCCACCGATATGGGTATCATAAATAGCTGTGAGGTCACTGATAGCGCCACCTGATGCGATGCCGTTGCCAATGCTCCTAATGGACTAATCACTAGCGCACCTAAGCTAAATAAGCTCGCCTCAAAAAAGATGGAGATACCGATAGGTATGCCAAGCGTCAATAGCTTTTTGATTTGCACGCGATTGGGTGCAGTAAAGCTATAAAAAAAGCGGGTACTAGCAAATTGATGGCGTTTTGTAAAAGTCGTATAAGCGCCTAATAGTAATACATTTATCCATAACACTATCGCTGTTGCCACCCCACAACCTGCTCCGCCCATTTCAGGCATACCAAACAAACCATGGATAAAAATGTAATTCAGTGGAATATCAGCGAGCAAGCCGATGATACTGATAATTGTAACGGGTTCGGGTCGCGCAAGTGCCTCGCAGTAACTGCGTAGCACCGCATATATGGCAAGCGCTGGGAAGCCAAACGATACCCCATATAAATATTGAGTCGCGATAGGCTGAATATTCTCAGGGACGCCCATCAAGCTAAGAACATTTGGCGCTAGATTCACAATCACAAAACCAATAATACCAATCACCGCTGCTGTCCATAAAGACTGTTGCGTAATATGTGGTACTTGATCATGTTTGTTTTGACCTATCGCCTCACCAATTAATGGTGTGGTAGCGATTAAAATACCGGTCGCTAATAAAAACAGCGGCAACCAAATACCAGAACCAACCGCCACAGCAGCTAAATCTAGCGCGGAGACTTGACCTGCCATGATGGCATCAACGACACCCAGTGCCGCTTGGCAAAACTGAGTCACTAAGATAGGTAGCGCGAGCACACCTAATCGTAGGCTATAACTTTTAAAATCTGTAAACGAAATCGGGGAAACCATAGTTAGCAACTTTTCATTATTCACGGTGGTTATTGCTGATGGACAAATACGCACATCAACGAAGTAAGAGTAAAACAGTAAAAAATAGTGCGAGCAGTTATATTTAGACAAAGCGATAGTAAATGGTGATATACGCTAAGAAATGGCACACAGGCATTAACATCGCGAGCACCACTAGAATTCAAAAGATAAAATCCGGACACTGAAATAAAAATAACCCGTCAATTCAGTCAATGAATGGACAGGTTAAAGGTAGAGAGGATGGTAAAGAAACCGAGTCCTGATGTCAACGCTTTCAACAAGGCGCACACGCATGAGTCATGGTTTAGTATATGAAATCGCATTGACGTTTTTTTATTAATGTTACTTTTGCGTTAAGCTATCAACACTATTATTGGGCTGCCATTGCCATTTTTATATTATTTCCTCGTCATCCATCGAATTTCCTACCAACCCTAATTCTTCTGCCATATCCATAATTGCAAACCAGTGCTTAGGCTCAAGCGGAATAATGGTTAATTGCTCACAGCCTTTTCTTAGTAATAACGAGTCTTCAAGGGAAGGCAAGAATTTGAGCTCTGCTAATGGCAAAATATCCGTAAAGGCTTGCTCAAAAGTAACATCTACCATATACCAACGCGGTGCCTCGATGGTGGCGATAGGATCAAAATGTCGATGCTCAGGGTGAAATTGGGTTGAATCAGGATAGCCAGCTTTAGTAATGGTCACAATACCCGCCACGCCTGATGGTTTAGCACTTGAGTGATAAAAAAAGGCGCGATCACCAACCTTCATATCATCGCGCATAAAGTTACGAGCACGATAATTTCGTACGCCATCCCACATCTCTGTTCCTAAACACTCTAAATCGTTTATGCTAAAACATTTTGGATTAGATTTTATCAGCCAATACGCCATTATTTTTATCCTTTTTTTAATTGTTTATCATGTTATACGATAGTGATTTATACGGCAGTTCTCTGCTATTTTGCCTATAAGAGTAAGCCGTTAATATGAGCATTTGTTACTGGTTTTGTTATTGATGTATTATTCTTTAAGTTACCCTTTTTTTTAAGTGGTTTAGCCGTTATTCTAGCGTTACTTTCTGCTGTTAATGACAGCACTTTATCGATAAATAAGCCCATTTATGTCTGAAAATGAATCTGATAGCCTTTTTAACAATCGTAATTTGAATAATTACAATGTTCACGATTTTCCTATCATGGAAAATATGCTCAATACAAATAACTTAGAGGTATTGAGTATTCCGCTAGCGCTTTATATTCATATTCCATGGTGCGTAAAAAAGTGTCCTTACTGTGATTTTAACTCGCATGAGCTGGGCGCTGATATATCACTATCGATGTATGATGATTATGTCGACGCGTTATTATTAGATGCCCGTATGCAGCAGCCGCTAACGCAAGGGCGAGAGATTAGCTCGATATTTATTGGCGGTGGCACGCCATCATTGTTACCTATCGTACAATATCGGCGCTTATTTTCAGAGTTGCGCTCGATTTTTAATTTTGCTGCCAATATTGAAATTACGATGGAAGCCAACCCTGGGACATTGGAACATGCGCCATTTGCCGAATATCTAGAGGTCGGTATCAATCGTTTGTCTATTGGTGTGCAGAGTTTTGATGTTGATAAATTGCAAACGCTTGGGCGTATTCATAATCCTGAGCAAGCTATAACCGCCATTAAAGCGGCGCGTGCGGCTGGATTTGAGCGCGTCAATGTCGATTTGATGCACGGTTTACCGCAGCAGACGTTGCCTGAAGCCATGCACGATATTCAGTTGGCACACGATGCAGGCGCAACCCATATATCTTGGTATCAGCTAACGATTGAGCCCAATACCGTATTTTATCGCAGTCAGCCTATTTTACCTGATGAGGATAGCTTGGCTGATATCGAGCAGGCAGGTCAGACGTTACTTCAGCGTTTGGGCTATGATAATTATGAAGTGTCAGCATGGACAGGCGCATCCGATATGCCGTGTCGCCATAATGTGAATTATTGGCAATTTGGTGATTATTTAGCGATTGGTGCGGGCGCTCACGGCAAGATAAGCATTGGTAAAAATGTATTAAGTAATCTAGCAGATAATGAATTGCTGTCGGCAGCAGGTATCTATCGTTTTAGCAAGTCGCGTCTGCCAAAAGATTATGTTACTTATGCCGATACCAATACGATGCCAACTGCGCCAAAAATGGTTGGCTGGCAAGCCATTGCAAGTGATGAATTGGTTAGTGAGTTTATGCTCAATGTCTTGCGTTTACATGATGGGGTCGCGTGGACCTTATTTGAAGCGCGAACGGGGCTGACGTACGACAGTATTGCCACTGAAATAACCGAATTAATTAATAAAGGTTTGCTGATAGATAGTAAAGACACTCTACGGCCTACTAAACTAGGACAGCGTTATCTAAATCAGATATTACGAGCATTTTTATGACGTATAAAAAATCATCATAAATAGTAATAAAAAAGGCCTACCGTTGGGTCAGCCTCTTCAAGGAAACAGCTAATAAAAACTCAAATGTTTCCTTGAGCTTCTTGAGCAGTACTACTTATAGCATTACCAGCGATTGATAAGTCTTGGCCTAGACCTGCGAACGTGTTGCAGCCAGTTAGTACAAACATAGCGGTCAAAGATGCGATAATTACTTTTTTCATAGTAGTGTCCTTAAAAGGGATAAAATTACGATAGTTTATACAAAGTATAAAAAAAGGCCTACCGTTTGGTAAGCCTCTTAAATATAAAATCTAATTAAAACTTAGATTTTGTTTTGTACTTCTTGAGCAGTACCGGTTACTGCATTACCAGCGCTAGATACGTCTTTGCCGATACCTTTAAAAGTGTTACAACCAGTTAATACAAACATAGCCGCCAAAGATGCGATAATTACTTTTTTCATAATAGTGTCCTCAAAAATAAATGGATTCTTACAAGTAAACACAATAAAGTCAAGCAGTCTGCTTGAGCAAC
This genomic window from Psychrobacter urativorans contains:
- a CDS encoding MATE family efflux transporter; protein product: MVSPISFTDFKSYSLRLGVLALPILVTQFCQAALGVVDAIMAGQVSALDLAAVAVGSGIWLPLFLLATGILIATTPLIGEAIGQNKHDQVPHITQQSLWTAAVIGIIGFVIVNLAPNVLSLMGVPENIQPIATQYLYGVSFGFPALAIYAVLRSYCEALARPEPVTIISIIGLLADIPLNYIFIHGLFGMPEMGGAGCGVATAIVLWINVLLLGAYTTFTKRHQFASTRFFYSFTAPNRVQIKKLLTLGIPIGISIFFEASLFSLGALVISPLGALATASHQVALSVTSQLFMIPISVAMALTIMVSNRFGEKNLLALRHVQATGLIWTVLIAIVSMVGIWLFRPQLAMAFTDNVEVRAQAMHLLIFALAYQLFDGWQVNIAGILRGMQDTTVPMWVTLFCYWIVALPLGIYLVRHTDVGAQGFWMALITGLFLSSILLTLRLRYQQRRLQAQWG
- a CDS encoding EVE domain-containing protein; this encodes MAYWLIKSNPKCFSINDLECLGTEMWDGVRNYRARNFMRDDMKVGDRAFFYHSSAKPSGVAGIVTITKAGYPDSTQFHPEHRHFDPIATIEAPRWYMVDVTFEQAFTDILPLAELKFLPSLEDSLLLRKGCEQLTIIPLEPKHWFAIMDMAEELGLVGNSMDDEEII
- the hemW gene encoding radical SAM family heme chaperone HemW, with the translated sequence MENMLNTNNLEVLSIPLALYIHIPWCVKKCPYCDFNSHELGADISLSMYDDYVDALLLDARMQQPLTQGREISSIFIGGGTPSLLPIVQYRRLFSELRSIFNFAANIEITMEANPGTLEHAPFAEYLEVGINRLSIGVQSFDVDKLQTLGRIHNPEQAITAIKAARAAGFERVNVDLMHGLPQQTLPEAMHDIQLAHDAGATHISWYQLTIEPNTVFYRSQPILPDEDSLADIEQAGQTLLQRLGYDNYEVSAWTGASDMPCRHNVNYWQFGDYLAIGAGAHGKISIGKNVLSNLADNELLSAAGIYRFSKSRLPKDYVTYADTNTMPTAPKMVGWQAIASDELVSEFMLNVLRLHDGVAWTLFEARTGLTYDSIATEITELINKGLLIDSKDTLRPTKLGQRYLNQILRAFL
- a CDS encoding lipoprotein, translating into MKKVIIASLTAMFVLTGCNTFAGLGQDLSIAGNAISSTAQEAQGNI
- a CDS encoding entericidin A/B family lipoprotein — its product is MKKVIIASLAAMFVLTGCNTFKGIGKDVSSAGNAVTGTAQEVQNKI